A segment of the Salminus brasiliensis chromosome 1, fSalBra1.hap2, whole genome shotgun sequence genome:
caggATCAGTTTCtatggttttattatttataggcAATATGTTTAGGGAAAATTATttgattataaaaatataatagaaaaatatggcaatttagagcatttatttgcagaaataagAAAAGCTTAAACTGCTCAAATAGCACAAacaaatgattataataattataatgcaaagaaataattattgaaatttaaacacagtattaatactaatatttgaactttgagagcattcagaaatcactacgGTAAactaaccttgactgccaatcacagctttcctgtcttggcaggctctccactagtctttctcATTGCTgctgggtgactttatgccattcataccTGCACATTCAGGTacctcagctttgtttgatgaaatgcctggaatacaaTGGCTCCCAAAACATGgtatcttcattttttccagagctgtatttGTTGTGCTGTATTATATTATAGGCTTTATTATGACAGTGTGTTGAGATAGATAGCTTGTTGATGCCTGACAACCATAAGGCTACATGCTTCTCATTTAGGGAATGAATCTTCGTGTCAATTTCAAGGAATACCTGAAGCAATGGAAAGGTTTATCCAAATTGTTCATCCAATAAAAAGACATCCTATTATCCTCATTATTATTTCCCTCTCTTTGTCATATACACCGGTGGTTTTTAAACTAGGGATCCCAGATGGTCCAGAATTTTGGCCTTATCCATTTTTGGATGGGGATAGAGTAAAAACTCAGAATGTGGGCTATCTTGGGGTTCCTTAGGATTAACCACAGACATAGGTGGTGCCACTGTTCATAAATTAGTTGAAACCAGTAGAGCATTTCAGGTGCAACAAATCCTGTTCCTCGTTGGGACCTACTTTTTAGATACAATGATTTGTATGTGTAAAAGTGCAAAAGCTGGAAAAAGTGCCGGGGGTGGTGCCGGAGAGGCGGCTCACTCGGGTAAAGGAGGGAGTGGGCATTCCTGTGCCCGACCAGTACAAACACAGAGCAGGTCAAAGGCACTGCAGTAAGCGGAGCCTGGTTCCCCCAAAATACCGAGCTAAAGTTAGTGTGCAGCTCCATTTGAGATTACCACgataaggacacacacacacagagttttgCCCTCAGGCAGATTTAAAAATAGGCAAGACAGAACATAATCATGATTTGGCAAGGTATATCAAtcgagagactgagagagagagagactaagaggaAAGCATATTTGTGGCTTATGTTGTCTTAGGTTTTACATTATGCACTTTTTGGCCCTACGTTTCGCAAATTGAGTTTCATGCTTTGTTTCGTATTTCACCGCAActgaaccacacacactcatttactGCAACGGCAATAACGAAGCCTGGAATTCATCTCAAACTTTGTCTTTTTCCCCCACAATTTATTGAaattacatttcattaaaaagacATATTTACACTGATCAATTGCTTTGGAGTAACAACAGTGGTGGAGTCCCACCTCCTCGCAGCGGATGAGTGTGGAAACCACACTGTTAAAACAAGGAACAAACCACAGCATTTACTCACAACGATCTCACTCCAATCACGCTCAGACACTTGCGCCATATCTCGCGCCATATCTCGCTCCATTCGCATTCACACGTTcagacagtttaaaaaaaaagccgaTGCCGGCCAAACCTCAAGTGGTCCTAGGTTCATGGTTAAAACAGCAATGTTGGCGAAAGCAAAAAAAAGGCTCCCCAAAATATTAACACAGAGACAATAAATCTTTAAAAACAGAGGTAGGAACAGGCAGTTACCCGTTTCAGAAGCTGTGAAGACCAATACCCATCATGCACTGCTGAATGAAGAGAAGACAAGAAAGAAATTTAGTCCTGCTTACATGGCTAACCAACTTCTGCAAAAGCATGAGTGCTATCCCAAAGAAATAAGACACTGAGGGCAGTGTAACAGCACATACTGTTATTTTTTAAGTGTACATATATTTTTGCCGCTGCCccgtaaaaaaacaaaacaaaaatggcttgtaaattaacattatgtccaaattttatgaagaatggaccaatagaaatgctccacaatgccttgaaataaaatcttccAGCTAAAaaaattgacttccattgaaagttaagaagggtttTTTCTTTTGAGTTAAGAGgctttttgcgtgacagcgacaATACGGTATAAGGTATAACAACGGAAGACATGTGGAAAGGTGTCGGCAGTGACAAAGTGGTTTGGTCatgcagtgctttttttttccatttagaTTCCTCCCAACAGACTGTTGGAAAGATAAGACAACTGGCACTgataataaaaacacagaacatACACATTTGTACatcatacaaaaaaaataataataataacaataacaataacaataataataataataataataacaataagaatAAGGCATAAGGAATAAATATTCTTAtccaaaaaaaatcatatgAATACATTCAGTTGAAATAAATACACATGGATgctttatgtaaatataaacatatgCATAATcctttcagaaaaaaaatagattttcttttttcttttttcctcttttttttggtGGATTTAGTGAACTAGTATTCACCAATTAAAAAACAAGTGTACCTGAATCAAAGAACACCATGTAggctacaataaataaatagaaaatataaaaagaaatcagtGGCTTTGCGTTAAAgttctgtatgtatgtgtgtgtgtgtgggtgtgtgtgtgtcgaaaTGTAGTCCATCAGAGGAAGAGTTCCTCATGCAAACactcttttatatatatatataaatatatatatatatatatatatatatatatatatatatatatatatatataataaaggagctacaaagggttctatgAGTAATGTCATGGTTTGGAACCACGTTTGGCTCAAGGAACGTTCTGTAGCACCTTTTTCTTCAAgagttttaagagtgtaagtgtgtgtgtgtgtgagagagagagagagatcagtgaTTGAATTCCTGGGGGCATTCGCTGTCTACGGGCAGTTCACTTGATCCAAGAATCTTTTTCCCGTTCCACGATGACACACACCAGCACTTCCCCCTCTGACCATCCAGAGTTGATTCACACTGCAAAGAGACAAAGCAGCGGGGGTCagtaatgaaggccttcaggcacacatacacacatacacacatacacacatgctgcTGGCATCTTTCGCCAGCCCTTCATGCCACAGTAGAGTTGCGGGTTTGATGCTTAACGTTACCAAGCAATGACATCAGCCTTAAACAACTGTGCATGCACACTGAAGTGAACTGAACTGGCTTGATCCAAGTGTGTACAGCGTTTTCACATGATTCAGCATAATTGCTgtcaaaaatacataaataaataaatgaaaggaaGGAAACAGTTATGCTGATTCATGTGGAAACACATAAGGATCAAACTCATTCAACAGAATTGGAAATGATGCCCAATGAATCAACTCCTCTCAACTCTCAATGAATCAGTGTCTGGTTTACTCATCAAAGGGTTTTAAAGCACccactccaaacacacacacacacacacaatcacacatacAGTGAGTTCTTGTTTGCTGTTTGCTTACCTGTTTGGATTTGTATAGGCCATGTTTATCACAGTTAGGCAAGTAGAATCTGGTCAGCTTGTCTTCCAGCTTCTGTTGGGACTTTGCAATCTTCTCAAGTGCTCTCTGTAGTTCCACGTGGCAGGGACCCTGGAAACGAAGAGGGGCATGGCATGGTTActactgggtttttttttcacataaaATAAGCTAGGTCTGCTGCTGTATGGATGAATCTGCAAAAGAACCTGTGAGGAACCTGACTGCGGCCACTGCACTCTAGATCGGATCTAAACTAACTACACCATGCTTAACAGGTCATCTGTGTAGACCAGGCATTTCTACAACATCACATGTCTTATTCAGGAAGGCCAGTAAAGCCCCTGTAAAGCCCCTGATTCCTGTACAAGTGCGTGTCTTTTAGTTGCTTGCTATCAACTATGAGCCAAACAAGTGCTCTAGTGCCCTCTAGTGGCTCGGAAGGTTACCCACGGATAAACAGAGATGCCTCTAGATTTGATTTAACCTATATGAATGTCTTAAAATAGCGCGTTTGTGTGTGCGCCCGCTGCACTCCGCCCACCTGCTCCACGAGTTTCCTGCGGAAGGCGTTCACTTTGGACTTCATGCTCTCCTGCGCGGACATCAGCCGCGGGTCCAGGGGCTTCCCGTGAGGGGATACGAACAGAGTCGAAGCGGGTTCCGTGTCGAGCTCGGACAAATctggagaaggaaagaaaggggAGAGTTTCCATTGTAAGCTCACGCGGGTCACCGGCgtttgtccacacacacacacacacacacacacacgctgaaaCAGAAATGCATTGAATGCAACGACACCTTACTAAAACCTATTACGTCAGCACAGTGACGCGTAAAAGTAAGAGACAGGGCTGATGCAATGGTTCACTCCTGTGAGAGTGATGCGCTCGTTTCAACGCACCGCTGATGAAATCTCGCACGAGATTACAACGTGCGGGCTACGTCACGCGCGCACCCACGGCGGTatgtggtgggggggggtgggatGAGATGGTAAGACGTGCAACAGAGAGGTGTAAGAGCGACGTACCTGGCGTCCGCTGACTCTGCTCCTGCTCGTACTCGGCGGGATCGGTGCACACAGCCTGGCCCCTCGTGAGCGCGTGCAGCGGCCGCGGCTCTCCGGGCCGGGGAAGGCAGCGCAGTCCCGAGCCGCACGGCGCCGTGTAGATGCCGCACGTCTCCCCGCGGCCGAGCGCGCACGCCATGCAACAGCCGCAGCCCGGCTCACGCAGCACCTCCTTGCAGCTGGCGTCCACCGGCGGACACTCGTCCAGGCGCTCCTGAGTGCACGGCGCGCAGCGGATGGGCTCCTGCGCCGCCAGCGGAGAGGCGCGCAGCCCCGGCGCCGGCACGAGCGCACCCAGGGCCGCCACGCACACCAAGAACTTCACGGGCGCTCCGGTCATTCCAGAAAAGAAGGACGTAGTGGTGATAGGAAAGAAAACTAGAAGTGGAGAGCTGCTATAAATagctgtacaaataaataaatggcaaCGCGctgagtgaggaggaggaggaggaggcggaggaggaGCTTAGCGCGGCTCGCCTCGCGTTGTCCGGTGAACTCGACTGACTGCCGCTCTGCCGCGCGCCCTGCCGTATTTATAGGCGCGCGCAGCCGCCGGCGCGTTAATGTTTGACGGCGGCATGAATGATTTCCGAAAAGAAGGAGTGGGGGATCCCGCCCGGCGCTGATTGGAGAGCGCAGCGCGCACGCAATACACGTCGGTACACAGCGTGCCGGAGATCAGCGCGGGGTTTGCACCGGTTATGAGAATCAGGATTAGGTGTGTGCGTAAAACTCGCAATCACCACGAGTTACACTCTCAGATCACCCGTGTACTTCATAATAGAGGCGTGTTATACATGTATTATTACCGTTTATTAATACTCGTTATATCAGTGTACAGTAATGTACTAAACTAAGATCACTTCACCCTAAACACGGGATCTTCAAAGGCTGCTAAAGTTCTATAGAGTTCTTGAACCTGTGACTTGCTTGTTTTGGTTCGTTACCtggttcagtggttcttctcgATGATGGAGAACCTCTTGTATGAACGGCTCGTGCTTTCTTAAAGGGTGATACGTTGTTGCACATGagttaaatatgtaatataaacaCTATAGGCTGTTTAGTTCACCGGTTCTGGCAGGAGGTGTGTTGGTGTAACACATTTGGATTGTGTAAATTTTTAAACGGTTCTGTGTTACAATGAAGCTGTACAGTGGTCAGCTGATGCTCTGTAAAATTATGATCCGGATGGGGCAAGTGATTCTACGTGAGTCCAAACACAAGCTTCaactaaaagaaataaatggtCTTTATTCATGTGCAGCCTCTTAAACCCCACATCTACGTCAGGAATCACACTTTTCCAGTGTGAGTTAATATCACGCTGTAAAGGATACAGCTGAAGACCCTTATGGTTGATTCTAGACCCATTGGATGGTTTTCTAAGGAGATCTAGTTGTCATAGGAAACGAATGGGATCTGATGCTAAAACCATTAAGCCAGTTCTCATTAGCATGCAAAGCCATCAGGTTTCAGTGCTGGCCATAGTTTCTATTGCTTTTTCAGCTGGCGAGGCAAATGTCATACACccataaaaagggttcttcagtggttcttcagcaGAGTACAGTATAGAGTGCATTTttcagtaaaggcaatggttctgtatagcaccaTGAACCATCAATCATAGAACCAtctgaatttctttttgtcaACACTCTTGTAAATGGTCCTTTAGCCCCTTCTTATGCTTTGTGAGACTTTTATTACACTCTAAGGATTACTAATTAGTAACTACATGCTAATAAAGGGTCTTAAGCCATAATAGGGGTGGGAGAGAAAGCCAAAAACCATCAGTGGTTCaggggagtttaagaggttaaatatCCTTTTAGAAAGGCTCCACTCCAaacaacccttttttttttttgctcatttaTAAAACCAAATATATATTCGTGAGGGCGAGGGAGTTGAAGAGGGGTTTATTCAGTTGCACAGACAATATATGTGGGTTAGATGCAAGATCAGGCGTTGTTTCATCATAACACCCACCTGCTTTGAGTAGCTTCTGAGCTCAACATAAATACTGTCTGTTCCAAAAGCATATTGATTTAGTTAGTAATGTGTAACTGCACTTAGTAAACATGTTAGGATCAGCCATACGTTGAGCTCGCTGTGCACCCGGTGCTGGTGCAGCCTTGATAGTGGGAGTTCACTCTGAACTCCCCTCAGCACCGGGTCCTTTACTGTATAGGGGGCTCAGGGGGGAATTAAAGAGGAAGTCGTCATAACCACATGTGATGACACTATTTTGTCAATTGCTGTGAAAGTAGACTCCAGCTGCTTTGATTGAGccgcattttttttttttttttacatgattcaaatgtgtcACATCAACACAGTTCTTGCCAAAAGAGATGAAGTGAAGGACAGGACAGGATAGGACAGGATAGGACAGGGGTCCGAAGAGTTTAGGAGCCCTCCTGATACTCCTGTTGCTGCTGTGTATTGGTACGAGGCCTGTAGACgctc
Coding sequences within it:
- the igfbp1a gene encoding insulin-like growth factor-binding protein 1a, giving the protein MTGAPVKFLVCVAALGALVPAPGLRASPLAAQEPIRCAPCTQERLDECPPVDASCKEVLREPGCGCCMACALGRGETCGIYTAPCGSGLRCLPRPGEPRPLHALTRGQAVCTDPAEYEQEQSQRTPDLSELDTEPASTLFVSPHGKPLDPRLMSAQESMKSKVNAFRRKLVEQGPCHVELQRALEKIAKSQQKLEDKLTRFYLPNCDKHGLYKSKQCESTLDGQRGKCWCVSSWNGKKILGSSELPVDSECPQEFNH